In Camelus dromedarius isolate mCamDro1 chromosome 24, mCamDro1.pat, whole genome shotgun sequence, one genomic interval encodes:
- the TMEM225B gene encoding transmembrane protein 225B isoform X2: MGRPVMLTLEDKDMKGFTWATAPALTSLGYLLILLASIFPFWVRLVNEESQEVFFSGLFENCFHIKCWKPRPLSVYIILGRVFLLSAVVLSFLTTFIMVSFASQLFPRTRKHNFVSASVSFLTGACAFLALLLHALEIQNLRMKPSPPQFSVQWPYYVMGFSILLFIVAGAICLVQETACLRCRLLPISQNFEETQGISHLENLESLGGELSTIQKETLLKEETMI, from the exons GTGATGCTGACTTTAGAGGACAAGGACATGAAGGGATTCACCTGGGCCACGGcccctgccttgacctccctggGCTACCTGCTCATCTTGCTGGCCTCCATCTTTCCCTTCTGGGTGCGTCTCGTGAACGAGGAGTCCCAGGAAGTGTTTTTCAGTGGCCTGTTCGAGAACTGCTTCCATATCAAGTGCTGGAAGCCTCGACCCTTATCCG ttTACATCATCCTCGGCCGCGTTTTCCTGCTGTCTGCGGTCGTCTTGTCTTTCCTCACCACCTTCATCATGGTGTCCTTTGCATCTCAGCTCTTCCCAAGGACCCGGAAGCACAATTTTGTGTCGGCCTCCGTCAGCTTCCTCACAG GGGCCTGTGCCTTCCTGGCCTTGTTGCTGCATGCGTTGGAGATCCAGAACCTGAGGATGAAGCCCAGCCCCCCGCAGTTCTCCGTGCAGTGGCCTTACTACGTCATGGGCTTTAGCATCCTCCTGTTCATAGTGGCCG GTGCCATCTGCCTCGTTCAAGAAACAGCCTGCCTTCGCTGCCGTTTGTTGCCCATTTCCCAGAATTTTGAGGAGACCCAAGGGATCTCGCACCTGGAAAACCTGGAGAGTCTGGGAGGAGAACTGAGCACAATACAAAAGGAGACACTGCTGAAGGAAGAAACAATGATCTAG
- the TMEM225B gene encoding transmembrane protein 225B isoform X3: MLTLEDKDMKGFTWATAPALTSLGYLLILLASIFPFWVRLVNEESQEVFFSGLFENCFHIKCWKPRPLSVYIILGRVFLLSAVVLSFLTTFIMVSFASQLFPRTRKHNFVSASVSFLTGACAFLALLLHALEIQNLRMKPSPPQFSVQWPYYVMGFSILLFIVAGAICLVQETACLRCRLLPISQNFEETQGISHLENLESLGGELSTIQKETLLKEETMI; the protein is encoded by the exons ATGCTGACTTTAGAGGACAAGGACATGAAGGGATTCACCTGGGCCACGGcccctgccttgacctccctggGCTACCTGCTCATCTTGCTGGCCTCCATCTTTCCCTTCTGGGTGCGTCTCGTGAACGAGGAGTCCCAGGAAGTGTTTTTCAGTGGCCTGTTCGAGAACTGCTTCCATATCAAGTGCTGGAAGCCTCGACCCTTATCCG ttTACATCATCCTCGGCCGCGTTTTCCTGCTGTCTGCGGTCGTCTTGTCTTTCCTCACCACCTTCATCATGGTGTCCTTTGCATCTCAGCTCTTCCCAAGGACCCGGAAGCACAATTTTGTGTCGGCCTCCGTCAGCTTCCTCACAG GGGCCTGTGCCTTCCTGGCCTTGTTGCTGCATGCGTTGGAGATCCAGAACCTGAGGATGAAGCCCAGCCCCCCGCAGTTCTCCGTGCAGTGGCCTTACTACGTCATGGGCTTTAGCATCCTCCTGTTCATAGTGGCCG GTGCCATCTGCCTCGTTCAAGAAACAGCCTGCCTTCGCTGCCGTTTGTTGCCCATTTCCCAGAATTTTGAGGAGACCCAAGGGATCTCGCACCTGGAAAACCTGGAGAGTCTGGGAGGAGAACTGAGCACAATACAAAAGGAGACACTGCTGAAGGAAGAAACAATGATCTAG
- the TMEM225B gene encoding transmembrane protein 225B isoform X1 encodes MSLSHLVTPSFLHHQVMLTLEDKDMKGFTWATAPALTSLGYLLILLASIFPFWVRLVNEESQEVFFSGLFENCFHIKCWKPRPLSVYIILGRVFLLSAVVLSFLTTFIMVSFASQLFPRTRKHNFVSASVSFLTGACAFLALLLHALEIQNLRMKPSPPQFSVQWPYYVMGFSILLFIVAGAICLVQETACLRCRLLPISQNFEETQGISHLENLESLGGELSTIQKETLLKEETMI; translated from the exons GTGATGCTGACTTTAGAGGACAAGGACATGAAGGGATTCACCTGGGCCACGGcccctgccttgacctccctggGCTACCTGCTCATCTTGCTGGCCTCCATCTTTCCCTTCTGGGTGCGTCTCGTGAACGAGGAGTCCCAGGAAGTGTTTTTCAGTGGCCTGTTCGAGAACTGCTTCCATATCAAGTGCTGGAAGCCTCGACCCTTATCCG ttTACATCATCCTCGGCCGCGTTTTCCTGCTGTCTGCGGTCGTCTTGTCTTTCCTCACCACCTTCATCATGGTGTCCTTTGCATCTCAGCTCTTCCCAAGGACCCGGAAGCACAATTTTGTGTCGGCCTCCGTCAGCTTCCTCACAG GGGCCTGTGCCTTCCTGGCCTTGTTGCTGCATGCGTTGGAGATCCAGAACCTGAGGATGAAGCCCAGCCCCCCGCAGTTCTCCGTGCAGTGGCCTTACTACGTCATGGGCTTTAGCATCCTCCTGTTCATAGTGGCCG GTGCCATCTGCCTCGTTCAAGAAACAGCCTGCCTTCGCTGCCGTTTGTTGCCCATTTCCCAGAATTTTGAGGAGACCCAAGGGATCTCGCACCTGGAAAACCTGGAGAGTCTGGGAGGAGAACTGAGCACAATACAAAAGGAGACACTGCTGAAGGAAGAAACAATGATCTAG